Genomic segment of Vicinamibacterales bacterium:
AGAGCTCGTAGACCTCGTTGAGCTTGAGGCCGGTCTCCTTGCAGAGTTTGCGGATCATCGGGGCCAGGCCGAATTCCAGGTAGTACTTCCGCAGGTAGTGCACGAGGGTCCAGTGGCGCTCCGTCAGGGTGTCGATCCCTTCGGAAGTGGCCAGGTCTCGCGCCACGTCATCGTTCCAGCTCGTGGGGTCATCGAGGAATCCGTCCTCGTCCACGGCGTACGGCGTTCCATTCAGGACTACGGTCGGCATGTCGAGCAGTCTCCCTTTCCTAGTTCTTGGCGAGCGCGGGCTTCCGGGCGGCGGCAATGTCCCGCACGCCCCGGATGGCCGCCTCGATGTCCGAGTCGACGTTGAAGGGGCCAATTCCGAACCGCACAGCACCGTGGATCTTGTCCGTGCCGAGTTGCTCGTGGACCATCGGCGCGCAGTGCAGGCCCGTGCGGCACGCGATGTCGTGGTCCACATCGAGTACGGTGCCGGTGTTCCCGGCCTCGAACCCGTCCACGTTGAACACCATGACGGCAATGTGGTCCGTGAGATCGCCCTGGCAGTACATCGTCACGCCGGGGATCTCGCGGATGCCTTCCACGAGACGCCGGAGCAGCCGCATCTCGTGCGCCTCGATGGCGGCGAGGCCGGTCTTCAGGATCCACTCCACGCCGGCCTTGAGGCCGGCAATCCCCAGCACGTTCGGGGTGCCGTACTCCAGCCGCCACGGGTACTCGTCGAGGTGAGCGCGCTGCGCCGAGCGCACGCCGGTGCCGCCCGCGCGAGTGTGGCGGATCTCCACGCCTTCCTGCACGTAGAGACCGCCGATGCCCGTCGGCCCCATCAGCGACTTGTGTCCGGTGAACGCGAGCACGTCGATGTTCATCGCCCGGACGTCGATTGGGATCTTGCCAGCCGTCTGCGAGGCGTCCACGACGAGCCGGATGCCGCGCTCCTTGCAGCGCCGACCGATTTCCGCCACCGGCTGGACCGTGCCGATCACGTTGGACGCGTGGTTGATGGCCACGACCTTCGTGTTGGCCTTGAAACAGCGCGCGATGGCGTCGGGATCGACGAACCCCTTCGAGTCGAACGGCACGTGGTCCACCTCGACGCCGCCGTGTCGTGCCAGGTGGTGGAGCGGGCGCAGCACCGCGTTGTGCTCGACCGTCGTGGTGACCGCGTGGTCGCCCGGGCCGAGCATGCCGAACAGCGCGAGATTCAACCCGTCCGTCGAGTTGTACCCGAACACCAGGCGATCGGATTCGGTGCCGTTGAAGAAGCGCGTCAGGAGCTTCCGGGTGTCGTCGACGAGCTGCCCGGTCTCCATGCAGAGGTCGAAGCCGGATCGGCCGGGATTGACGCCATGGGTCCGGTAGAACTGGTCCATGAAGACGTAGGTGTCTTCCGGTTTCGGGAACGACGTGGCCGCGTTGTCCAGGTAGATGAGGCTCATGGGCTTTCCAGTGTGAGGGCAGGGACGGATAGAAGAGCACCGCATTTTAACATGCGGCGCCGCCAGGACGCTTCTGGCACGCCTGCGGGGCGCAAGGCCGGGGTCAGGGCAGGCGGTACCCGTGCTCGCTTGTGACCTTGCCGCGCCACACCCAGTACACCTTGACCAGGTAGCCGAGGACGATGGCGATGCCGACGAGGTACATCACGAGCGCCACCTTCATGCTGTAGTGGCCCGACGCAGAATTGTGGATGTCCAATGCGGCCGACGAGCTGCCGGGCAGCGCGGGCAGGAGTCGCGGATAGAGGCCGGCGGCTGCCGATCCGAGGACGCCGACAATCAGCGCGCCCGTCGAGACGAATGTCATGCCGTCCCGCTCGCGACGGGCAAAGAAGGGGATGGCGCCAGCCGCGGCGAGGCCGAGCAGCGGAACGAGCACGAGGAACGGCCAGCGCGAGAAGTTGGCCGTGAACTGCGGCTGCACCACGAAGCTCGACGCGGCAACGAGCACGAGCAGCGCCAGCGTCCCGGCCCACAGCACGACGGTCGCCCGCCGGGCCCGCGTCTGCAGCGCTCCGGTGGTCTTGAGCGCCAGGTACGACGCGCCGTGCATCGCGAGCGTGACCACGCTCAGGACGCCGCACAACAGCGCAAACGGGTTGAGCAACAACACGAACGAGCCCTGGAAGTTCCCCTCGAAATCGAGCGGGACGCCGCGCAGCACGTTGCCGACCGCGGCGCCGAAGAGCACCGCCAGCAGCACGCTCGACAGCGAGAACGTCACGTCCCACGCCTCGCGCCACAGCAGGTTGTCCACCTGGTGCCGGAACTCGATCCCGATGCCCCTCAGCACCAGCAGCCACAGCACCAGCATCAGTGCGAGGTAGAACCCGCTGAAGGCTGCGGCATAGAGGTGGGGGAACGCCACCACCATCGAGCCGCCGGCCGCAATCAGCCAGACCTCGTTGCCGTTCCACACCGGGCCGATGGCGCCGATCGCGGTGGCGCGATCCTCCGGC
This window contains:
- the cydB gene encoding cytochrome d ubiquinol oxidase subunit II — translated: MVNTLWFLVLAGMLTTYAVLDGFDLGVGVLHLLIARTPEDRATAIGAIGPVWNGNEVWLIAAGGSMVVAFPHLYAAAFSGFYLALMLVLWLLVLRGIGIEFRHQVDNLLWREAWDVTFSLSSVLLAVLFGAAVGNVLRGVPLDFEGNFQGSFVLLLNPFALLCGVLSVVTLAMHGASYLALKTTGALQTRARRATVVLWAGTLALLVLVAASSFVVQPQFTANFSRWPFLVLVPLLGLAAAGAIPFFARRERDGMTFVSTGALIVGVLGSAAAGLYPRLLPALPGSSSAALDIHNSASGHYSMKVALVMYLVGIAIVLGYLVKVYWVWRGKVTSEHGYRLP
- a CDS encoding TusE/DsrC/DsvC family sulfur relay protein, with the protein product MPTVVLNGTPYAVDEDGFLDDPTSWNDDVARDLATSEGIDTLTERHWTLVHYLRKYYLEFGLAPMIRKLCKETGLKLNEVYELFPSGPAKGACKVAGLPKPTGCV
- a CDS encoding aminotransferase class V-fold PLP-dependent enzyme; its protein translation is MSLIYLDNAATSFPKPEDTYVFMDQFYRTHGVNPGRSGFDLCMETGQLVDDTRKLLTRFFNGTESDRLVFGYNSTDGLNLALFGMLGPGDHAVTTTVEHNAVLRPLHHLARHGGVEVDHVPFDSKGFVDPDAIARCFKANTKVVAINHASNVIGTVQPVAEIGRRCKERGIRLVVDASQTAGKIPIDVRAMNIDVLAFTGHKSLMGPTGIGGLYVQEGVEIRHTRAGGTGVRSAQRAHLDEYPWRLEYGTPNVLGIAGLKAGVEWILKTGLAAIEAHEMRLLRRLVEGIREIPGVTMYCQGDLTDHIAVMVFNVDGFEAGNTGTVLDVDHDIACRTGLHCAPMVHEQLGTDKIHGAVRFGIGPFNVDSDIEAAIRGVRDIAAARKPALAKN